The following proteins are co-located in the Streptomyces sp. DT2A-34 genome:
- a CDS encoding class I SAM-dependent methyltransferase — translation MSVQQYDEIGEAFEGFKSLPLTRYTEVPGFLAMVGDVRGKAVLDLACGTGFYSREFKRRGATEVLGIDISGEMIAAARKSEEGSPLGVRYEVGDVSQLRPLERRFDVATGVQMLNYARDIADMERMCRNTHRSLAPGAEFFLLAQSPDYRTDGPSLEKYGFRCEPTGEEAETGPRFRVTALLDPPISILAAAPRREVYEASLRAAGFSDLTWVPLEVSDAGVREFGADFWADYLANPPLEMLRCRA, via the coding sequence ATGAGCGTGCAGCAGTACGACGAGATCGGTGAGGCGTTCGAAGGCTTCAAGTCCCTGCCGCTGACGCGGTACACGGAGGTGCCCGGCTTCCTGGCCATGGTCGGGGACGTGCGCGGCAAGGCGGTCCTCGACCTCGCCTGCGGCACCGGCTTCTACAGCCGGGAGTTCAAGCGGCGCGGCGCCACGGAGGTGCTCGGTATCGACATCTCCGGCGAAATGATCGCCGCCGCACGGAAGTCGGAGGAGGGCAGTCCGCTGGGTGTGCGCTACGAGGTGGGCGACGTGTCCCAACTGCGGCCGCTGGAGCGGCGCTTCGATGTCGCGACGGGAGTCCAGATGCTCAACTACGCCCGGGACATCGCCGACATGGAGCGCATGTGCCGCAACACGCACCGGAGCCTGGCACCCGGCGCCGAGTTCTTCCTGCTCGCCCAGTCACCCGACTACCGTACCGACGGGCCGTCCCTGGAGAAGTACGGCTTCCGTTGCGAGCCGACCGGTGAGGAGGCCGAGACCGGGCCGCGCTTCCGGGTCACGGCGCTGCTCGACCCGCCGATCAGCATCCTCGCCGCCGCCCCGCGCCGCGAGGTCTACGAAGCCTCCCTGCGGGCGGCCGGATTCAGCGACCTGACCTGGGTCCCGCTGGAGGTCTCCGACGCCGGCGTGCGCGAGTTCGGCGCGGACTTCTGGGCGGACTACCTCGCCAACCCCCCACTGGAGATGCTGCGCTGCCGCGCCTGA
- a CDS encoding sugar phosphate isomerase/epimerase, which translates to MTVKQLSMPELVEACGELDVANVGLWREPVQMYGLEATAKLVRDAGLTVTTLCRGGFFTAIDPQERATALDDNRRAVDEAATLGTDVLVLVSGGLPAGSKDLHGARERIADALGELGPYAEERGVKLAIEPLHPMYAADRCVVSTLAQALDLAERFPAHQVGVTVDTYHIWWDDTAPEQIARAGAGGRIHTFQLADWTTPLPEGVLTGRGQIGDGAIDMREWKGYVEAAGYTGAIEVELFNDGLWARDGREVLAETARRFVEHAA; encoded by the coding sequence ATGACGGTGAAGCAGCTGAGCATGCCCGAACTGGTCGAGGCGTGCGGCGAGTTGGACGTGGCGAACGTCGGCCTGTGGCGCGAACCCGTCCAGATGTACGGCCTGGAGGCGACGGCCAAGCTGGTGCGCGACGCCGGTCTGACGGTCACCACCCTGTGCCGCGGCGGCTTCTTCACGGCGATCGACCCGCAGGAGCGGGCCACGGCGCTGGACGACAACCGCCGAGCGGTCGACGAGGCGGCGACGCTGGGCACGGACGTGCTGGTGCTGGTGTCCGGCGGGCTGCCCGCCGGGTCCAAGGACCTGCACGGCGCGCGGGAGCGGATCGCCGACGCGCTCGGCGAGTTGGGCCCGTACGCCGAGGAGCGCGGCGTGAAGCTGGCCATCGAGCCACTGCACCCGATGTACGCCGCCGACCGCTGCGTGGTGTCGACCCTGGCCCAGGCCCTGGACCTCGCGGAACGCTTCCCGGCCCACCAGGTCGGCGTCACGGTGGACACGTACCACATCTGGTGGGACGACACGGCGCCGGAGCAGATCGCACGGGCGGGGGCGGGTGGCCGTATCCACACCTTCCAGCTCGCCGACTGGACGACGCCGTTGCCGGAGGGCGTCCTGACCGGCCGCGGTCAGATCGGCGACGGTGCGATCGACATGCGGGAGTGGAAGGGGTACGTGGAGGCGGCCGGGTACACGGGCGCCATCGAGGTCGAGCTGTTCAACGACGGGCTGTGGGCGCGGGACGGGCGGGAGGTGCTCGCCGAGACGGCGCGGCGCTTCGTGGAGCACGCCGCGTAA
- a CDS encoding dihydrodipicolinate synthase family protein: MTIRLPDFKGGLRAYESRTEPLALTPGAPLTSRTVFSAAHVVADPYADVSPDSAAAVDWDATLAFRRHLWSHGLGVAEAMDTAQRGMGLDWAGAAELIRRSAAEAKSVGGLIACGVGTDQLTGPASLAEVRAAYEEQLALVEESGAQAILMASRALAAAASGPEDYLELYGHLLRQSAEPVILHWLGPMFDPALEGYWGSSDLDAATDTFLEVIAAHPDKVDGIKVSLLEAQREIDIRRRLPQGVRCYTGDDFNYPELIAGDEKGFSHALLGIFDPLGPLAAEAVRVLDTGNVAGFRGLLDPTVELSRHLFQAPTRFYKTGVVFLAWLAGHQSHFTMVGGLQSARSLPHFARAYELADGLGLFPDPKLAEERMKNLLALYGVAQ; this comes from the coding sequence GTGACCATCCGACTGCCTGACTTCAAGGGCGGCTTGCGGGCGTACGAGTCCCGCACCGAGCCGCTCGCCCTCACTCCGGGCGCGCCCCTCACCTCCCGTACGGTCTTCTCGGCGGCGCACGTCGTCGCCGACCCGTACGCCGATGTGTCGCCCGACTCGGCCGCCGCCGTGGACTGGGACGCCACCCTCGCCTTCCGCCGGCACCTGTGGTCCCACGGGCTCGGTGTCGCCGAGGCCATGGACACCGCGCAGCGCGGGATGGGCCTGGACTGGGCGGGCGCGGCCGAGCTGATCCGGCGCAGCGCCGCCGAGGCCAAGTCGGTCGGCGGGCTGATCGCCTGCGGTGTCGGCACCGACCAGCTCACCGGCCCGGCGTCCCTGGCCGAGGTCCGGGCGGCCTACGAGGAGCAGCTCGCCCTCGTCGAGGAGTCCGGCGCCCAGGCCATCCTGATGGCGTCCCGGGCGCTGGCCGCCGCGGCTTCCGGGCCCGAGGACTACCTGGAGCTCTACGGCCACCTCCTCCGCCAGTCCGCCGAGCCCGTGATCCTGCACTGGCTGGGCCCGATGTTCGACCCGGCGCTGGAGGGCTACTGGGGGTCGAGCGACCTCGACGCGGCCACCGACACCTTCCTGGAGGTCATCGCCGCGCACCCCGACAAGGTGGACGGCATCAAGGTGTCGCTGCTGGAGGCCCAGCGGGAGATCGACATCCGCCGCCGCCTGCCCCAGGGCGTGCGCTGCTACACGGGCGACGACTTCAACTACCCCGAGCTGATCGCGGGCGACGAGAAGGGCTTCAGCCACGCCCTGCTCGGCATCTTCGACCCGCTGGGGCCGCTGGCGGCCGAGGCGGTGCGGGTGCTGGACACGGGGAATGTGGCCGGCTTCCGGGGGCTGTTGGACCCGACGGTCGAGTTGTCCCGCCACCTCTTCCAGGCGCCGACCCGCTTCTACAAGACGGGCGTGGTCTTCCTCGCCTGGCTGGCCGGCCACCAGTCGCACTTCACCATGGTCGGCGGCCTGCAGTCGGCCCGCTCCCTCCCGCACTTCGCCCGCGCCTACGAACTCGCCGACGGACTGGGCCTCTTCCCGGACCCGAAGCTGGCCGAGGAGCGGATGAAGAACCTGCTCGCCCTGTACGGAGTGGCCCAGTGA
- a CDS encoding Gfo/Idh/MocA family protein, which translates to MTRKTVRIAMNGVTGRMGYRQHLVRSILAIREQGGLDLGDGTVLWPEPILVGRREHALKALAEQHGLGLENISTDVDAVLADPTVDIYFDAQVTSAREEAIRKAIAAGKHIYTEKPTATGLEGALELARLAADAGIKHGVVQDKLFLPGLLKLKRLIDGGFFGQILSIRGEFGYWVFEGDWQDAQRPSWNYRAEDGGGIVVDMFPHWEYVLHELFGRVKSVQAIATTHIPQRWDENGKPYDATADDAAYGIFELDGGAIAQINSSWAVRVNRDELVEFQVDGTEGSAVAGLRNCRVQHRSLTPKPVWNPDIPATYSFRDQWQEVPDNADFDNGFKAQWELFLKHVYADAPYHWDLLAGARGVQLAELGLKSSAEGRRLDVPEIAL; encoded by the coding sequence GTGACACGCAAGACGGTGCGTATCGCCATGAACGGTGTGACCGGGCGCATGGGCTACCGCCAGCACCTGGTCCGCTCCATCCTGGCCATCCGGGAGCAGGGCGGCCTCGACCTCGGCGACGGCACCGTGCTGTGGCCGGAGCCGATCCTGGTCGGCCGCCGCGAGCACGCCCTGAAGGCGCTCGCCGAGCAGCACGGCCTGGGCCTGGAGAACATCTCGACCGACGTCGACGCGGTCCTCGCCGACCCGACCGTGGACATCTACTTCGACGCCCAGGTCACCTCCGCCCGTGAGGAGGCGATCCGGAAGGCGATCGCCGCGGGCAAGCACATCTACACCGAGAAGCCGACGGCCACGGGGCTGGAGGGCGCCCTGGAGCTCGCGCGCCTGGCCGCCGACGCCGGCATCAAGCACGGCGTCGTCCAGGACAAGCTCTTCCTCCCGGGCCTGCTGAAGCTGAAGCGCCTCATCGACGGGGGCTTCTTCGGGCAGATCCTCTCCATCCGCGGTGAGTTCGGCTACTGGGTCTTCGAGGGCGACTGGCAGGACGCGCAGCGCCCGTCGTGGAACTACCGCGCCGAGGACGGCGGTGGCATCGTTGTCGACATGTTCCCGCACTGGGAGTACGTGCTGCACGAGCTGTTCGGCCGCGTGAAGTCCGTCCAGGCCATCGCCACCACCCACATCCCGCAGCGCTGGGACGAGAACGGCAAGCCGTACGACGCCACGGCCGACGACGCCGCGTACGGCATCTTCGAGCTCGACGGCGGCGCCATCGCCCAGATCAACTCCTCCTGGGCCGTGCGCGTCAACCGCGACGAGCTCGTCGAGTTCCAGGTCGACGGCACGGAGGGTTCCGCGGTCGCGGGTCTGCGCAACTGCCGCGTCCAGCACCGCTCCCTCACCCCCAAGCCGGTCTGGAACCCGGACATCCCGGCCACCTACTCCTTCCGCGACCAGTGGCAGGAGGTGCCGGACAACGCCGACTTCGACAACGGCTTCAAGGCCCAGTGGGAGCTGTTCCTCAAGCACGTCTACGCCGACGCGCCCTACCACTGGGACCTCCTCGCCGGTGCCCGCGGCGTCCAGCTCGCCGAGCTGGGCCTGAAGTCCTCGGCCGAGGGCCGCCGTCTCGACGTCCCGGAGATCGCGCTGTGA
- a CDS encoding maleylpyruvate isomerase family mycothiol-dependent enzyme, with translation MPPHPAAAPPDDSWLGPPIDARPLFAPEHTALIATLRALAPADWAREAVPGWSVRDVAAHVLGDCYGRLARHRDGYRQGPAFAPGETLEAYIHRINQEWVDAHSRVSPTALADTLELVGGQVARLFEGADPAAPSLGVSWAGVDPAPMWLDSARELTEYWTHRQQIRHATGQGTDPDPRHLSVVLDTFLRALPHTLRDTTAPVGTQVQVHVDSPAGGIWTATATTAEGNWSLAEPPTGSPAALLRLDAESAWRLCVRGIEPADALTRAHIDGDARLAEAACQIVSIVY, from the coding sequence ATGCCCCCGCATCCCGCTGCCGCCCCACCCGACGACTCCTGGCTCGGCCCTCCCATAGACGCCCGCCCCCTCTTCGCCCCCGAGCACACCGCCCTGATCGCCACCCTGCGCGCACTGGCCCCGGCCGACTGGGCCCGGGAGGCGGTGCCCGGCTGGAGCGTGCGTGATGTCGCCGCGCACGTGCTGGGCGACTGCTACGGGCGCCTCGCCCGGCACCGCGACGGGTACCGGCAAGGGCCCGCCTTCGCGCCCGGCGAGACCCTGGAGGCGTACATCCACCGCATCAATCAAGAGTGGGTCGACGCCCACAGCCGCGTGAGCCCCACCGCGCTCGCCGACACCCTGGAGCTCGTCGGCGGGCAGGTCGCCCGCCTCTTCGAGGGCGCCGACCCGGCGGCCCCCTCGCTCGGGGTCTCCTGGGCCGGCGTCGATCCGGCGCCGATGTGGCTGGACAGCGCACGGGAGCTGACCGAGTACTGGACACACCGCCAGCAGATCCGTCACGCCACCGGCCAGGGCACCGACCCCGACCCGAGGCACCTCTCCGTGGTCCTGGACACCTTTCTGCGCGCCCTGCCGCACACCCTGCGCGACACCACCGCGCCCGTCGGCACCCAGGTCCAGGTCCACGTGGACAGCCCCGCCGGCGGCATCTGGACAGCCACCGCCACTACCGCCGAAGGCAACTGGTCCCTGGCCGAACCGCCCACCGGCAGCCCCGCCGCGCTCCTCCGCCTCGACGCGGAGAGCGCCTGGCGCCTGTGCGTCCGCGGCATCGAACCGGCCGACGCGCTCACCCGTGCCCACATCGACGGCGACGCCCGACTCGCGGAAGCCGCCTGCCAGATCGTGTCCATCGTGTACTGA
- a CDS encoding DinB family protein, whose translation MTTGSDPKADLRRCLQDARDVLLWKLEGLSEYDIRRPLTPTGTNLLGLVKHVTGAEAFYFGDTFGRPCPAPPLWITGDAPEPNADLWATADETRERIVDDYRRVCAHADETIETLPLDAVGRIPGDPPIDLTLHRVLVHMIGETHRHAGHADIVRELVDGATGLRTGDSNMAPGDVTWWEKHRERVEEAALAAEGVQGVEEAEHTGNRLR comes from the coding sequence ATGACGACCGGATCGGACCCCAAGGCGGACCTCCGCCGCTGCCTCCAGGACGCGCGCGACGTCCTCCTCTGGAAGCTCGAAGGCCTCTCGGAGTACGACATTCGCCGCCCGCTGACCCCCACCGGCACCAACCTGCTGGGCCTGGTCAAGCACGTGACCGGCGCGGAGGCGTTCTACTTCGGCGACACCTTCGGCCGCCCCTGCCCGGCACCCCCGCTCTGGATCACCGGCGACGCTCCCGAGCCGAACGCCGACCTGTGGGCGACCGCCGACGAGACGCGCGAGCGGATAGTCGACGACTACCGCCGGGTCTGCGCCCACGCCGACGAGACGATCGAGACCCTGCCTCTGGACGCGGTCGGCCGAATCCCCGGGGACCCGCCCATCGACCTCACGCTCCACCGCGTCCTCGTCCACATGATCGGCGAGACCCATCGGCACGCCGGCCACGCGGACATCGTGCGCGAACTCGTCGACGGGGCCACGGGGTTGCGCACCGGGGACTCCAACATGGCGCCGGGGGACGTGACGTGGTGGGAGAAGCACCGGGAGCGGGTGGAGGAGGCGGCTCTTGCGGCCGAGGGGGTGCAGGGGGTGGAGGAGGCGGAGCACACCGGGAACCGGCTGCGCTGA
- a CDS encoding dihydrofolate reductase family protein translates to MRIVITEFISLDGVVQAPGGPEEDTDGGFAHGGWSHPYFDPEVLGAAFSEGLEKAEALLYGRRTYLTMAGAWPERAGDPFADRLTSLKKYVVTDTLGDDELTWNNTTRIAGGEAVARIRELREREGGDLAMMGSPTLVRTLIQEGLVDELQLIVMPVLLGGGKSIFPEDGGKRPFELVSTVTGKTGVQVCVYRPAAGD, encoded by the coding sequence ATGCGCATCGTGATCACCGAGTTCATCAGCCTCGACGGCGTCGTCCAGGCCCCCGGCGGCCCCGAGGAGGACACCGACGGCGGCTTCGCGCACGGTGGCTGGTCGCACCCGTACTTCGACCCGGAGGTGCTCGGCGCCGCGTTCAGCGAGGGGCTGGAGAAGGCCGAGGCGCTGCTGTACGGGCGCCGTACGTATCTGACGATGGCGGGGGCCTGGCCCGAGCGGGCCGGTGACCCCTTCGCCGACCGGCTGACCTCCCTGAAGAAGTACGTCGTGACCGACACCCTCGGTGACGACGAGCTGACCTGGAACAACACCACCCGCATAGCGGGCGGCGAGGCCGTCGCGCGGATCCGTGAGCTGCGTGAGCGCGAGGGCGGCGACCTGGCGATGATGGGCAGCCCCACCCTCGTGCGGACCCTCATCCAGGAGGGTCTGGTCGACGAGCTCCAGCTGATCGTGATGCCGGTGCTGCTGGGCGGCGGCAAGTCGATCTTCCCCGAGGACGGCGGGAAGCGGCCGTTCGAGCTCGTGTCCACGGTCACCGGGAAGACGGGCGTACAGGTGTGCGTCTACCGGCCGGCCGCCGGGGACTAG
- a CDS encoding DUF937 domain-containing protein, which produces MSEVDANPLTSLQNDVLDELGDDRIGDIAGLLGTDEPGARQMVCTTVSALSGEAEAVATPHDAPLTGVATVGGFATGGLMAGLLAEEAKPVAHAVARKTGLAPGAVSRVVEMVIPVVLTVLTKRAAGK; this is translated from the coding sequence ATGTCAGAAGTAGACGCAAACCCCCTCACATCTCTCCAGAACGACGTACTCGACGAGCTCGGTGACGACCGGATCGGCGACATCGCGGGGCTGCTGGGCACCGACGAGCCGGGTGCCCGGCAGATGGTGTGTACGACGGTGTCGGCGCTGTCCGGCGAGGCGGAGGCCGTGGCGACCCCGCACGACGCCCCGCTCACCGGCGTGGCCACCGTGGGCGGCTTCGCGACGGGCGGCCTGATGGCCGGGCTGCTGGCCGAGGAGGCCAAACCGGTCGCGCATGCGGTGGCCCGGAAAACGGGGCTGGCGCCCGGTGCCGTGTCCCGAGTGGTGGAGATGGTGATCCCGGTGGTGCTGACGGTGCTCACGAAGCGGGCGGCCGGGAAGTAG
- the rbsD gene encoding D-ribose pyranase: MKKAGILNRHLSGALAELGHGDGVLVCDAGMPIPDGPRVVDLAFRAGVPSFAEVLDGLLAELAVEGATAAREVREANPAAAALLAGEFPELELVTHERLKELSAGARLVVRTGEARPYANVLLRCGVFF, encoded by the coding sequence GTGAAGAAGGCCGGAATCCTGAACCGTCACCTCTCCGGCGCCCTGGCCGAGCTGGGCCACGGCGACGGGGTGCTGGTGTGCGACGCCGGCATGCCGATACCCGACGGTCCGCGAGTGGTCGACCTGGCGTTCCGGGCCGGGGTGCCGTCGTTCGCCGAGGTGCTGGACGGTCTGCTGGCCGAGCTGGCGGTGGAGGGCGCGACGGCGGCGCGGGAGGTGCGCGAGGCCAATCCGGCGGCGGCCGCGCTGCTGGCGGGCGAGTTTCCCGAGCTGGAGCTGGTCACGCACGAGCGGCTCAAGGAGCTGTCGGCCGGGGCGCGGCTGGTCGTACGGACCGGGGAGGCACGGCCGTACGCGAATGTGCTGCTGCGCTGCGGGGTCTTCTTCTGA
- a CDS encoding ribokinase, protein MYDYDLLVVGSANADLVIGVERRPGAGETVLGSDLAVHPGGKGANQAVAAARLGARTALLARVGDDAYGRLLLDSQRAAGVDTVGVLVGGPPTGVALITVDPSGDNSIVVSPGANARLTPQDVRAAASLFQASRVVSAQLEIPLETVVEAVRSLADDSRFVLNPSPPRPLPAEVLAACDPLIVNEHEAKVILGDSAVGDTPEDWARILLAKGPRSVVVTLGAEGALVASADGVTRVASVRVDAVDTTGAGDAFTAALAWKLGTGSSLAEAAAYAARVGAAAVTKEGAQESFPAAAEVEALCCANPGDAPRTPGRGSAGAPGASGQGEAL, encoded by the coding sequence ATGTACGACTACGACCTTCTGGTCGTGGGGTCGGCCAACGCCGACCTGGTGATCGGCGTCGAGCGTCGGCCGGGGGCCGGCGAGACCGTGCTCGGCTCCGATCTGGCCGTCCACCCGGGCGGCAAGGGCGCGAACCAGGCGGTCGCGGCCGCCCGGCTCGGTGCCCGTACGGCCCTCCTGGCCCGCGTCGGCGACGACGCGTACGGCCGGCTGCTGCTCGACTCGCAGCGGGCGGCCGGCGTCGACACGGTGGGCGTCCTGGTCGGCGGCCCGCCGACCGGGGTCGCGCTGATCACGGTGGACCCGTCCGGGGACAACAGCATCGTGGTCTCGCCCGGCGCCAATGCACGGCTCACGCCGCAGGACGTACGGGCCGCCGCGAGCCTCTTCCAGGCGTCGCGGGTGGTGTCGGCCCAGCTGGAGATCCCGCTGGAGACGGTCGTCGAGGCCGTACGCAGCCTGGCGGACGACAGCCGCTTCGTCCTCAACCCCTCTCCGCCCCGCCCGCTGCCGGCCGAGGTGCTGGCGGCCTGCGACCCGCTGATCGTGAACGAGCACGAGGCGAAGGTGATCCTCGGCGACTCCGCGGTCGGCGACACCCCCGAGGACTGGGCGCGGATCCTGCTCGCCAAGGGCCCTCGCTCGGTGGTCGTGACCCTGGGCGCGGAGGGTGCGCTGGTGGCCTCCGCGGACGGTGTGACGCGGGTTGCCTCCGTGAGGGTGGACGCGGTGGACACGACAGGCGCGGGCGACGCGTTCACGGCCGCGCTGGCCTGGAAGCTCGGGACGGGCTCGTCCCTGGCGGAGGCGGCGGCGTACGCGGCCCGGGTCGGGGCGGCGGCGGTCACGAAGGAGGGCGCGCAGGAGTCGTTCCCGGCGGCGGCGGAGGTCGAGGCGCTGTGCTGTGCCAATCCGGGGGACGCCCCCCGGACCCCCGGCAGAGGGTCGGCCGGCGCACCCGGCGCGTCGGGGCAAGGTGAGGCGCTGTGA
- a CDS encoding substrate-binding domain-containing protein, translated as MATDTLKSTTGASGASGLRRLLLDNGALTALIVLVIAMSALSGDFMTTDNLLNVGVQAAVTAILAFGVTFVIVSAGIDLSVGSVAALSATVLAWSATSQGMPVVLAVVLAIATGIACGLVNGILISYGKLPPFIATLAMLSVARGLSLVISQGSPIAFPDSVSHLGDTLGGWLPVPVLVMVGMGLITAFVLGRTYIGRSMYAIGGNEEAARLSGLRVKKQKLAIYAFSGLFAAAAGVVLAARLSSAQPQAAQGYELDAIAAVVIGGASLAGGTGKASGTLIGALILAVLRNGLNLLSVSAFWQQVVIGVVIALAVLLDTVRRKAGATPVAAGTGGNKGKQAATYLLAAVVAAAIVGATSFLHSGTSEAKSQKIGLSLSTLNNPFFVQIRAGAQAEAKKLGVDLTVTDAQNDASQQANQLQNFTSEGLGTIIVNPVDSDAVTPAAKAVNKSDIPLVAVDRSVNNAATAALVASDNVTGGKLAAKSLAEKLGGKGKIVILQGQAGTSASRERGSGFAEGLKAYPDIEVVAKQPADWDRTKGLDVMTNLLQANPDIDGVFAENDEMALGAIKALGSKAGKSVQVIGFDGTADGLKAVEAGTLYASVAQQPTELGRIAVQNAVKAAAGDKVEKSVMVPVKVVTKENVAGFTG; from the coding sequence GTGGCCACTGACACGCTCAAGAGCACGACGGGCGCGAGTGGCGCCTCGGGGCTTCGCCGCCTCCTCCTCGACAACGGCGCGCTGACCGCGCTGATCGTCCTCGTCATCGCCATGTCGGCGCTGTCCGGCGACTTCATGACGACGGACAACCTCCTCAACGTCGGCGTCCAGGCGGCCGTGACCGCCATCCTCGCCTTCGGCGTGACCTTCGTGATCGTCTCGGCGGGCATCGACCTGTCCGTCGGCTCGGTCGCCGCCCTGTCGGCCACCGTCCTCGCCTGGAGCGCGACTTCGCAGGGCATGCCGGTCGTCCTGGCGGTCGTCCTCGCGATCGCGACCGGCATAGCGTGCGGCCTGGTCAACGGCATCCTGATCTCGTACGGCAAACTCCCGCCGTTCATCGCGACGCTCGCCATGCTGTCGGTGGCCCGTGGCCTGTCCCTGGTGATCTCGCAGGGCTCCCCCATCGCCTTCCCCGACTCGGTCTCGCACCTCGGCGACACGCTCGGCGGCTGGCTGCCGGTGCCGGTGCTCGTGATGGTCGGCATGGGTCTGATCACGGCGTTCGTGCTGGGGCGGACGTACATCGGCCGCTCGATGTACGCGATCGGCGGCAACGAGGAGGCGGCCCGGCTCTCCGGTCTGCGGGTGAAGAAGCAGAAGCTCGCGATCTACGCCTTCTCCGGGCTGTTCGCCGCCGCCGCGGGCGTCGTGCTCGCCGCCCGCCTCTCCTCCGCGCAGCCGCAGGCCGCGCAGGGCTACGAGCTCGACGCCATCGCGGCGGTCGTCATCGGCGGCGCCTCGCTGGCCGGCGGCACGGGCAAGGCGTCCGGGACGCTGATCGGCGCGCTGATCCTGGCGGTGCTGCGCAACGGCCTCAACCTCCTCTCGGTGTCCGCGTTCTGGCAGCAGGTCGTCATCGGTGTCGTGATCGCGCTGGCGGTGCTGCTGGACACGGTGCGGCGCAAGGCGGGGGCGACTCCCGTGGCGGCCGGTACCGGGGGCAACAAGGGCAAGCAGGCGGCAACCTATCTGCTCGCGGCCGTCGTCGCGGCGGCGATCGTCGGCGCCACCTCCTTCCTGCACAGCGGCACGTCGGAGGCGAAGAGCCAGAAGATCGGGCTGTCGCTGTCGACCCTCAACAACCCGTTCTTCGTGCAGATCCGGGCGGGTGCGCAGGCCGAGGCGAAGAAGCTGGGCGTGGACCTGACCGTCACCGACGCGCAGAACGACGCCTCGCAGCAGGCCAACCAGCTGCAGAACTTCACCAGTGAGGGCCTCGGCACGATCATCGTCAACCCGGTGGACTCCGACGCGGTGACCCCGGCGGCGAAGGCCGTCAACAAGTCGGACATCCCGCTCGTCGCCGTCGACCGCTCGGTCAACAACGCCGCCACCGCCGCGCTCGTCGCCTCCGACAACGTCACCGGCGGCAAGCTCGCCGCCAAGTCGCTCGCCGAGAAGCTGGGCGGCAAGGGCAAGATCGTGATCCTGCAGGGCCAGGCGGGCACCTCCGCCAGCCGTGAGCGCGGCTCCGGCTTCGCCGAGGGCCTGAAGGCCTACCCGGACATCGAGGTCGTCGCCAAGCAGCCCGCCGACTGGGACCGCACCAAGGGCCTGGACGTCATGACGAACCTGCTCCAGGCCAACCCCGACATCGACGGCGTCTTCGCGGAGAACGACGAGATGGCGCTCGGCGCGATCAAGGCGCTCGGCTCCAAGGCCGGCAAGTCCGTCCAGGTCATCGGCTTCGACGGAACCGCGGACGGTCTCAAGGCCGTCGAGGCGGGCACGCTCTACGCGTCGGTGGCGCAGCAGCCGACGGAGCTCGGCAGGATCGCCGTCCAGAACGCGGTGAAGGCCGCCGCGGGCGACAAGGTCGAGAAGTCGGTGATGGTGCCGGTGAAGGTGGTCACGAAGGAGAACGTGGCCGGCTTCACGGGCTGA